In Dermacentor silvarum isolate Dsil-2018 chromosome 2, BIME_Dsil_1.4, whole genome shotgun sequence, the following proteins share a genomic window:
- the LOC119441105 gene encoding sodium/nucleoside cotransporter 1-like, with the protein MSVPAGLGMAKLLLPETQKAPLASANAKPLVSSENTVFEAGSNGVIGALPKVAHIVVALIVYTAVLHMADAVFGSMLLALGFAVRLKELLGILFSPVSFAFGLTGRDAVQVGYLLAVHTIGSEVLAFIELNKMNAAGAISKRAGVLSTYALCSSSCLGQVPAVTSVLNDMAPQNRIADIQSVCWRALFTGCLSTWLNTCIAGCLVTD; encoded by the exons ATGTCAGTCCCTGCTGGGCTCGGAATGGCCAAACTGTTGCTGCCCGAAACACAGAAGGCTCCGCTTGCAAGCGCGAACGCCAAGCCGCTCGTCAG CTCTGAGAACACGGTATTCGAGGCTGGCTCCAATGGCGTGATTGGGGCGCTACCCAAAGTGGCGCACATCGTGGTCGCCTTGATCGTGTACACCGCTGTACTGCACATGGCCGACGCCGTCTTCGGGAGCATGCTCCTGGCTTTGGGATTTGCTGTGCGTCTAAAG GAGCTGCTGGGGATCCTCTTCTCGCCGGTATCGTTCGCCTTCGGTTTGACAGGCCGCGACGCTGTGCAAGTGGGCTACCTGCTGGCGGTGCACACGATAGGCAGCGAAGTCCTCGCCTTCATCGAGCTCAACAAGATGAACGCGGCTGGCGCCATATCG AAGCGTGCAGGCGTGCTGTCCACGTATGCGCTCTGCAGCTCCTCATGCCTGGGCCAAGTGCCAGCCGTGACCAGCGTGCTCAACGACATGGCGCCACAGAACCGCATCGCCGACATCCAGAGCGTCTGCTGGAGGGCGCTCTTCACCGGATGTCTGAGCACCTGGCTGAACACTTGCATAGCAG